AAGGTGTCGCCATAGAAGCCTTCGCCTTTGTACTCAATGGCCACATCGGCCATAATCATACTTGCACCGGCCAGTTCCAGCTCGCTCCAGCCGAAATGGCCCAGCAACTGCATGCGCGCTTCGTGAATGATGGAAAGCAGCGCATCGTTGCCGAGGTGATTTCCGTAATTCAGGTCGGTTACGCGCACCGGGATCTGCGTGGTGAAGTGCGCGTGATCGGGAATGTATACTTGTATTCTTGCCATTTTACGTATATGCAGCAGCGGCGCGTTGGTAACACCAGTTGCAGGCCGCCTGCCACCTGTTTATTTATAGATTATAAAATGAATA
Above is a window of Pontibacter akesuensis DNA encoding:
- a CDS encoding acyl-CoA thioesterase — translated: MARIQVYIPDHAHFTTQIPVRVTDLNYGNHLGNDALLSIIHEARMQLLGHFGWSELELAGASMIMADVAIEYKGEGFYGDTLSIKMAFDDLNKYGFDITYHITKQNGKEVARAKTGMLCFNYQERKLMRLPAEVKAKIETKA